Sequence from the Natronomonas marina genome:
GAACCTGCTGCGCGTGGTCAACGCCGCCCGCGTCACCGACGAGACCGACGAGGACCCGCGATTCGACGCCTACCGGTACGAGGAGGCCGGCTGGGTCGTCAGCGTCGGCAACGGCGCCGTCGCCGAGGTCGGGCCAGCCGTCGTCAGCGGCGACCTCGCGAAGGCCGTCAAGGCCGTCATCGGCGCCGGCCACCTCGGGTCCGTCGGCGCCATCGAGGAGGCGACCGACCTGGTCCGGGAGGAACTCGGCTGGCCCGGCGCCGAGGCGTTCGATTTCTCGCCGCTCGCGGCCCACCTCGAGGGGTACGTCGCCACCGACGCCACGGATCCCTCGAGCCTCGGCGAGTTCGAGCGCCGGTTCGTCGGGCCGCTCTTGGGGCTCTCGGAACTGGGTGCGACGGAGCCCGTCGACCTGACCGACCTGACGCGGGCGACCGACCGCGATCACCCCGGCAGTCCCGCGAACCTCCTCTTCAGGACCCTGTTCGGTCCCGCGGAGGCGGCAGCCGATTTCGAGACCGTGACGATTTCCACGAAAGCCGACGACGCTGACGAAACCGAAGAATAGCTCGTTCGGTGGCGAGGGGGCGTCGTCCGGCAGCCTCACTCCGAGGCGTCGACGACGTCGAGGCGCTCGTCGACGACACCGACAGTTCGTCGCCGTCAGCACTCCCGGCCGTAGCAGTGCCCGGCGAGTATCCCGAGGACGTTGGCCAGGAAGACGCCGCCCGCGAGCGGCACCCAGCCGGTGGGCTGGACGATGAGCAGGAGAACCGCGACGAACGGCAGGACGACCGCACTCCAGAAGCCCGCGCCTTCGAGGAGTCGTCTGAGCCCGCGGCCGACGACGGCGGCCAGCGGGGCCGACCGTGCGCCGTCGGCGTCGATGGAGCGGTTCGCCCGTGACATACCGTTAGGTGTCGCTACCCAGTAACCGACCCCGCCCTACTTCGCTCGGTCTTGCGACCTCGCTCGTTGAGGGAGGGGCTTTGATGTGGGACTCGCCGTCAGTTGTCGCCGGGGAGGAAGGTCGTTCCTCACCCGTACCGAACGACCGTCGGGGTCAACATCCCCACCATTCGGGGGCCGGGCTACTGCGGCCCGTGATACCGGCGACGTGTGCGCAGCGGTATCACTAGGCACTGGTATGGTTGCCCCCCGAAAAAGTGTATCGGGTGGCGAGTCGAACAGCAGCAACAACGGCACCTGCTTCCCAGCGTGTCGGCTTCCTCCCCGGCCTACTCGCGTCGTCCTTCCGACTGGTGTCGGAAGTCCTCGCTTCTTGAGGCCGGAGGCTCCGCCTCGAAACCGCTGAAGTAGGTTTTTCAGACCTGGTTCGGACTCTCACCCAATTTCGGGGGCGTTACCTGGCGTCCCGCAGCGACCGGACGGTGTCGGACATGAGCCACCGGTCCTCGTCGTCGGGGTCCTCGATGCAGAGCGCGTAAAACGAGTCGCGCCCCTCGTCGACGGAGATGCGGTAGCCGCTGCTGGTCAGACCGGCGCCGTCACGGACTGATTCCGGCGTCGAATCGCTCACGACCGAGCTAGGGGATTCGAGAAGATAACCCGCACGGTTCCCGACGAGCGGGCCGGAAGCCGCCGTTCCGGCGGCCGTTCCGAAACCCCCATTTATACCTCGGGAGACACTACGACGCGTATGCACCCGTTCGCCGGCGACGGCGCGTCGACTCGTTCCTCGACGGCCGCCGTCCTCCCGTCCCGTTCGACCCGGGGCGGCGACGGCCGACCGGCGGCGGCCGGCGTGGGTTCACGATGAGCGAGGAGTCCGATTACGCGACGAACGAGGCGTATCTCGCGGTGGACGACGAGTGGCGTCTCACGCGGAGCAACGCCGCCGCCCGCCTGCTCGACCGACCGGCTGCGGAACTGTCCGGCAGCCGGCTCTGGGAAGCCTTCCCCGAAATCGAGGGGACACCGTTCGCCGAGGCGCTCCGGCGTGCGATGGCCGACAGCGAGGCGGTCTCCCGGGAGGCGCCCCTCCCCGACCGGGACGCGTGGTTCGAACTTCGGGCGTATCCCGACGACGGTGGCCTCTCGATGTACCTCCGGGACGTCACCGACCGCCGGGAGCGAACCCGGGCACTCGAGGCCACGCGAGCCCGGTTCAGCGCCCTGACGAGCAACACCGATCAGGTCGTCCTCACCATCGACGACGACAGCGTCGTCCGGTACGCAAACGAGGCGACAGAAGCGGTGTTCGGCTACGCGCCCGACGAACTCGTCGGTCGGTCGCTGCTGACGCTCGTCCCCGAGCGGTTCCACGACGCCCACGAGGCGGCCATCGACCGCTACCTGGAGACGGGCGAGCGAAGCCTCGAGTGGGACTGGATCGAACTGCCCGGCCTCCACAGGGACGGCCACGAGGTACCGCTGGGCATCTCCTTCGGCGAGGCCGAGGTCGGCGGCGCCCATCGGTTCACCGCCACGGTTCGGGACATCAGCGACCGGAAGCGACGCGAGCGGCGCCGGGAGGCCACCCTCGAGAGCCTCCGGGAACTGTACGACGTGACGACCGATCCGGAACTGGCCTTCGAGGAGAAGATCGACCGCACGCTGGAACTCGGCTGCGAACGGCTCGAACTGCCCTACGGCTTCCTCTCTCGCGTCGATACCGACGAGACCGGCGACGGGCGACAGACCATCGTCCACGCCTGCGGCGACCACCCGCTGCTCCAGTCCGAGGAGTCCTGCCCGCTCTCGGAGGCGTACTGCCGTCGCGCCATCGAGACCGACGGTCTGCTGGCCATCCAGGACGCCGTCGCCGCCGGCTTCGAGGACGACCCCGCCTATCGGACGTTCGAACTCGGCGCCTACATCGGCGGGAAGGTCGTCGTCGACGGTGACCTCTACGGGACGCTCTGCTTCGCCGCGACCGAGCCCCGCGAGGAGCCGTTCAGCGACGCCGCCCGGATGCTGGTTCGCGTGACGAGCAAGTGGATGAGCTACGAACTGGAGCGAACCCAGCGGACGGCGGAGCTAAAGCGGACCAACGAGCGCCTCGAGGAGTTCGCAAGCGTCGTCTCCCACGACCTCCGGAACCCCCTGACGGTCGCCGACGGCCACCTCGAGTTGGCCCGCGAGGAAGCCGACAGCGAGGACCTCGCGGCGGTCGCCGAGGCGCTGGAACGCATGGAGGCGCTCGTCGACGACCTGCTCGCCCTGGCACGGGACGGCGAGTCGGCCGCCGAAATCGAGGCCGTCGACCTCGCACGGGTCAGTACCGACTGCTTCGAAACCGTCGAAACCGCCGACGCCGAACTGGTCGTCGGGGAGACGAGCGCGCTCCGGGCCGACGCCGGCCGCCTGAAGCAACTGCTCGAGAACCTCTTTCGGAACGCGGTTGAGCACGCCGGCGAGGACGTGACCATCACCGTCGGTGACCTCGACCGCGGCTTCTACGTCGAAGACGACGGTCCCGGCATCCCCGCCGACGACGGCGAGGCCGTCTTCGAGAGCGGGTTCACCACCGCCGAGTCGGGAACCGGGTTCGGCCTCGCCATCGTCGAGGAGATAGCCACCGCCCACGGCTGGAGCGTGACCGCGACGGAGAGCGCCGACGGCGGCGCCCGATTCGAGATCACCGGCGTCGAACGGCCGTGATCGGCCCCTACTGAGCGTCCCGCCGGTCGCCGTCGACCCCACCGGGTCCGGCCGCCGGGAGGGTCGACCTGCACTGAAACCGCTGGCGTTCCGCGAGTTCGACCGCACCCGCACCGGCGGCGTCGAGCGCCACCCGTCTCAGCCCAGCCGTTTCTCGAAGTGTACGAGCTCGTACTCGACCGCCGTCGACTCGCCGACCACCGTGTAGCCCGCGTCGGCGTAGAACTCGACGGCCGCTCGCTGTCTGCGGGCGGTCGTCGCCAGCACCGGGTCGTAGCCGGCCGCCTCGACGGCCGCCTCCAGCGCCCCGAGCAACCGCCGGCCGTAGCCGCGGCGCTGACAGGCGGGCGCGACCCGCATCCGGTGCAGTTCCGCCGCCCCCTCGACGTGCCGCTCGTCGTCGTGACCCGCCCCGCTCGGCAGGAACCCGCCCATCGCCACCAGCGCGCCGTCGTGGACCCGCGGCACCTCCGGGGGCGCCGACGGGACTGTGCCTACCAGGAAGCCACCGCCCGACTCGATGTAGGTCCCCCGCACGTCCCGGAGGTCGTCGGTCCCCGGGATGTCCGCCGGGTCCGTCTCGATGTCACGGAACGCCAGTTCGTGCAACCGCCACACCGCCCCGGCGTCCCGCTCGTCGTACGCCCGCAGCGAGAGCGTCGGTACCTCCCCCTCGTCGACGTCCGTCATCGTTCTCGGGGACGGCTCCCGCCCTGTTCAGTTTTGGCACTGCTGGAGAATCGGTGCGCGGGGTCGGATTCGAACCGGACCCAGACGTGCTCGCTCCGCTGCGCGCGTCTGGTAGGGCTCGAATCCGGTCCTGCTCTTCGCTCGCTACGCTTGCTCATGTGCGGGACCGGATTCGAACCGGGCGGCCTCGGTCGCTCGTGCGCGGGACCGGATTCGAACCGGAGGAAGACTCGCTACCGCTCGTCTTCCAGGGTTCGAATCGGTCCTGCTCCTTCCTTCGTTTTCTCGCTTCGCTCGAAAACTCAGTCAGTGCGCGGGACCGGATTCGAACCGGCGGACCCCTACGGGACAGCGTCCTAAGCGCTGCGCCTTTGGCCTGGCTCGGCAACCCGCGCGCACCGAGTCGTACCGCCGTCGCCAAAAAATACCTGTCGCTACCGACCGACCCGGTCCCGGATGCTGGCGACCAGCCCCTCGAAGTTCCCCATCTCCTCGACGTCGCCAACCTCGTCGCCGACGCGCAACTCGCCGGGGTCGGCCACCCGGGCACAGATGCCGCCGCGGCCGTCCCCGAGCGCGCGGGCGACGCCGTCCTCGCCCGCCACCTCCTCGACGTGCCGGCAGGGCGGCCGGGGACGGGTCCCCTCGAACGTCGCCGCCCCGAGTTCGAACCGGCAGTTCAAGAGGTCGTGGACGTCGCCGCCCCGGACGACGAGGTTGCGGCGGTGGCGACCGTCCGCGAGGTCGATGCCGGTCGTCTCGCGTATCTCCTCGATGGCCTCAGCCTGCACGAACGTGGTCTCGCAGACGTCGAACGGCGAGTAGTAGCCGCGGCCGGTGCAGTAACGGTCCCCCGCCAGTCCGCCGTGGACGGCCTCGACGGACTCGCGGGTCTCCATCGGCTCGCCGCCGGCCTCGGCGACGAAGATGGCTTCCAGGCGCATACCGTCCCTGGGGGCGCCGGCGGTTTAGCTCCGCTGCCGACTGTTTAAGTTTCTGGCCCACCGACCCTGTGGCGTGTACCGGGCCACCGATCAGGTCGAAAACGAGGAGTGGCTGGCCGCCATCGACGACGCGGCCGAGCGGCTCGATTTGGGCAGCGACGCGAAGTCGCGGGCGGTCGACCTCTTCCTGTCGACGGTGCCCGATTCCGAGCGCTCGAAGCGGGCGACGGTGGCCGCCAGTCTCTACGCGGGCGCGCTCATCGCCGGCGAGCGCCGCTCGCAGTCGGCGGTCGCCGATGCGGTCGGCGTCGCCCGGCTGACCGTCCAGAAGCGCTGGAAGGACCTGATGGAGGAGGCGGGGCTGGAGCCGCCGGCGTGGTGAGGGTCAGTCCCGGCTGGCCGGCCGGCCGTCCCGTTCGGGCGTGAGGTTGCCGTGGTCGTCGATTTCGCCGGCGACGATGCGGGTCGAGGAGATCACGTCGCCGTCCTCGGCGTAGACGTGGTCGACGACCTCGATTTCCAGCGGATCGAGTCCCTTCCGCTCGCGTTTCTCGTTGACCTGCTCGGCGCCCTCGACGGTCTCGGGAGAGGCGATGAGTACGTCGAAGCCCGGTTCGTCGGCGACGCCGGTCGGTTCCTCGAGTCGCCGCACCTCGAACTCGCGGTCGTGGTCGGCCGCCAGCGCCGCGAGCTCCCGCTCGAGGTCGGCCTTCCGCTCGTCGAACGGGCGGACGTAGCGGTCCACGTTGCGGGTCTTCGGGGCGAGGTCGTCGCTGGTCAGGCCGACGGTCAGGTCCCCCAGCTCGAAGGCACGCTCGAACAGCGCCCGGTGGCCGTCGTGGACCGGGTCGAAGGTCCCGCCCAGTACGACGTTCATGCGGGCCGAAAGGCGGGGCCCCGATTTAGCTCCTGTGATGCGGGACGCTGCCGTGTCACTCGTCGCCGTCGTCGGAGTTGTCGGTCCCGACCGTGATATTCACCGGCTCCCGTTCGTCGTCCGACCGGACGCCGAGGTGCGAATCCAGGTTGAAGACGGTGTTCAGTTCGTCCTGCACCTCGCCGACGATGTCGCCGACGAGGTCGCTGGGCGCCATCGCGGTGTACTCGTAGGGGTTGTTGCCGGCACCGCTGGCCTCCCGCTTGCGGCGCCCGACCTTCTCCTCGTCGTTCAACTCGGCCAGCGCCTCCCGGACGGTGCTGGGGTACAGCCCCGTCCCCTCGGCTATCTCCTCGCTCGTGCTGCCGGGGTTCTGTCGCAGATAGACGTAGATTCTGGCCCGCGTCTCGGTGTCCAGCACCCACGAGAGCAGGTCGACGATGCTCTCGTCGAACTGCTCGGCTGCCTTTCCCGCCTCCTGTTCCAGTTTGCCCCGTACGCTCCCCTCCTCCGTGTCGACGGGCTCTCCCGACCCGTCGTCCGCCTTTTCGTCCGTAGACATAGGTGCTCTTCAGCCGGACACATGGAATACCGGCAAATAAAACTCACGGCACCTCGCTGCCCACCAGCAGCGCCGCACACAGCGCCTCCAGGCCCTCTTCCTCGAGGAGGCGGCGCTGCCGTCGCGTCCCGCTCTCGGCCTCGTACAGCGACCGAATCCCCGACACGCCGAGGCGACTGGCCTCCCGGTCGACGACCTCACCCAGCCCGACCGTCCCGTCCCACTCGGGGGTCAGTAGCTCGGCGTCGTGCCCGTACCGCAGCGCCCGCCACTTGTTCTCGTCGAGCGGCTCCCGGCGGTGCTCGCGGCCCGTCTCGCCGTCCTCGTAGCGGGCCGCCAGGTCCTCGACCAGCGCGGCCGTGTACTCGACGAACGCCAGCACCCGCTCGGGGTCGGCCTGCCCGTCCGGCGTCCGCACCTCGACGGTGCCGTGCTCGGAGTGGGGCCGCACGTCGTACCACAGCTCGCCGCGGTCGTTGATCGAGTCCGTCTCGACCATCGTCCGCTCGAAATGCTGGAACGCCTCGAAGTCCTCGAAGGCCGTCGGCATCCCCGTGTTCGGCAGCCCCTCGAATATCTTGGCCCGCGCGGAGGCCAGCCCCGTGTCGAAGCCGTTCCAGAACGGCGAGTTCGCCGACAGCGCGAGCATGACCGGCAGGTACCACCGCAGTTCGTTGGCGACCCACACCGCCTTGTCGGCGTCGTCGACCCCGACGTGGACGTGCAGGCCCGCCGTCGTGTTGCGGTGCTGTGGGTACCGGATGCGGTCCAGCTGGGCCCGGTACCGCGGCTTCTCGGCGTGTTCGAGCCGTCGCCACTCCGCTGCCGGGTGCAGCCCCGCCGCCGCCACGTCGAAGCCGTGCTCGCGGGCGTGCTCGACCAGCGCAGTCCGGACTGACTCCAGCGCGTCCTCGGCTTCCCCCAGCGACTCGACGGTGGGTGTCTGCGTCTCGATGACGCACTTGAACAGTTCGTGGTCCAGGCGGTCCGCCAGAATCGCGGGCGGCTCCGAGTCGTAGACCAGTTCGTCGGTTCCCGCCGTCGGGCGCCCGGTCTCGTCGACGACGAAGAACTCCTCTTCGATGCCGAGCGTGCCCATCCGGTCGAAGGCCTCGCGGGAGCCCAACTCCATCGCCGTCACGTTGGCCGGGGGTGGATAAATAGCATGTGACCTGTTGCGGCCCGGACGCACACCGCCACCGAGGCCGGCCCCGTCGCTCGCCTCGGCCGGTGCTACCTTTCAACAGCGAGAGAGTCCCGCCGTTTACGGCGGGCGTGAATCGTGTAAGCCCGGTAACAGCACCGTCGCCTTATCACTGATCTTGAGTCTCCAACGCTTCCAGACCGGCTTCCAACACCTCTGAATATGCTTCCGAGAGGGTCACGCCGTTTGCTTCTGCGTAGTCCTTGATTCGCCCGTGGATTGCCCAGTCAATATCGATGTTTGGCCTCATCAACAGACTTATTAGACAGCGAGACTCATTATACTTCGGATGAAGCGTGCCAACACGTTCGCCGTGCGGCCGCTCACCGACACCGATGAGCGGGTGCTACGGGACCTGTTGGACGCTTCCGCCGCTCTCTGGAACGAAGTCAACTTCCAGCGCCTCATGCGGTACAACGACGAAGACGGCTTCGAGGGCGACGTCTGGGACGCCGATACCGGCGATCTGGAAGGTCGATACAAAGGCGTCCTCGGGGCGTCTACCGCCCAGCAGGTAATCCGGAAAAACAGCGAAGCGTGGCGGGCGTTCTTCCGCCTGAAAGACCAGTACTACGACGAGTCGGACACGTCGGTTACGGACCACCCGGACCCACCGGACTTCCGTGGCAACGAGGACGATGGGCGACAACTCAAGACCGTCATTCGCAACACGTCGTACACCGTCGAATGGGGCGACTGCTCCCGGCTTGAGATACTGGTCGGGCGCGAGTTGAAAGACCGATACGACCACACCGGGCGTCTCCGGCTGGAAATCGCTGGCGACCCGAATTGGCCCGACTACGAGAAACAGGGCCGGTTAGACCTGTGGTACGACGAGACTGATAGCACCTTCCGAGCTTCGCAACCCGTGACTGTTTCTGATGATGCACGGGACACTCCACTGGCCGACGAGAAGGCCGCTCTGGATATTGGTGCGAACAATCTCGTTGCCTGTACCACGACGACCGGCGAGCAATATCTGTACGAAGGCTGAGAGTTGTTCGACCACTTCCGTGAGACGACGCGAGAAATTGCCCGGTTGCAGTCGAAACTCGAAGAAGGCCGATACAGTAGCGAGCGTATCCGGCGGCTGTACCGGAGGCGAACCCGTCGCCGCGACCACGCCCAAGAAGCACTGTGTCGTGACTTGCTCGAACGACTTTACGAGGACGGCGTGGATACGGTGTATGTCGGTGGGTTGACCGACGTGCTGGACACGCACTGGTCGGTCGAAACCAACGCGAAGACGCACAACTTCTGGGCGTTCAAGAAATTCACCGAACGACTGGTCTGTACGGCAGAGGAATACGGTATCTCGGTCGAAGTCCGGTCAGAGGCGTGGACGAGTCAAGAGTGCCCGCAGTGCGGGTCAACAGAGCGAACCACCCGGCAGCAGGACACGCTCACCTGTCCGTGTGGGTTCGAGGGCCACGCCGACCTCACGGCGTCAGAAACGTTCCTGAGACGGCACACAGAGAAGGCAGTCAGGCCGATGGCACGGCCCGTGCGGTTCGAGTGGGACGACCACAACTGGTCGGAGTCACCACGCTCTCACCGTCCCAAAGAACGGCGCACAGACCCGAGTACCGTCCCTCGTGGCAGGAATGTTGCCTCCGGCGAGTCGTAGACCGGCCGAGACTCCCACGGAGGAAACCCCGGCGTTCACGCCGGGGAGGATGTCATACGGGGTCGGGACGTGCCTGCAGTTCGAGCGGGTCCAGCGAGAGCGTCGGCCCGGCGCTCACCGACAGGTCGCCCGGCAGTCGCAACGCCCGTCGCCGACAGACGACCGACACCACGGTTCGAATCGTCCGCTCGGCCAGCCGTCGACCGAGGCAGTACCGTGGACCGCCGCCGTACGGGAAGTACGCGAACCTCGGTCGGTC
This genomic interval carries:
- a CDS encoding glutamate--cysteine ligase; this translates as MELGSREAFDRMGTLGIEEEFFVVDETGRPTAGTDELVYDSEPPAILADRLDHELFKCVIETQTPTVESLGEAEDALESVRTALVEHAREHGFDVAAAGLHPAAEWRRLEHAEKPRYRAQLDRIRYPQHRNTTAGLHVHVGVDDADKAVWVANELRWYLPVMLALSANSPFWNGFDTGLASARAKIFEGLPNTGMPTAFEDFEAFQHFERTMVETDSINDRGELWYDVRPHSEHGTVEVRTPDGQADPERVLAFVEYTAALVEDLAARYEDGETGREHRREPLDENKWRALRYGHDAELLTPEWDGTVGLGEVVDREASRLGVSGIRSLYEAESGTRRQRRLLEEEGLEALCAALLVGSEVP
- a CDS encoding transcription initiation factor IIB family protein; the encoded protein is MYRATDQVENEEWLAAIDDAAERLDLGSDAKSRAVDLFLSTVPDSERSKRATVAASLYAGALIAGERRSQSAVADAVGVARLTVQKRWKDLMEEAGLEPPAW
- a CDS encoding winged helix-turn-helix domain-containing protein, yielding MSTDEKADDGSGEPVDTEEGSVRGKLEQEAGKAAEQFDESIVDLLSWVLDTETRARIYVYLRQNPGSTSEEIAEGTGLYPSTVREALAELNDEEKVGRRKREASGAGNNPYEYTAMAPSDLVGDIVGEVQDELNTVFNLDSHLGVRSDDEREPVNITVGTDNSDDGDE
- a CDS encoding GNAT family N-acetyltransferase — translated: MTDVDEGEVPTLSLRAYDERDAGAVWRLHELAFRDIETDPADIPGTDDLRDVRGTYIESGGGFLVGTVPSAPPEVPRVHDGALVAMGGFLPSGAGHDDERHVEGAAELHRMRVAPACQRRGYGRRLLGALEAAVEAAGYDPVLATTARRQRAAVEFYADAGYTVVGESTAVEYELVHFEKRLG
- a CDS encoding phosphopantetheine adenylyltransferase, producing the protein MNVVLGGTFDPVHDGHRALFERAFELGDLTVGLTSDDLAPKTRNVDRYVRPFDERKADLERELAALAADHDREFEVRRLEEPTGVADEPGFDVLIASPETVEGAEQVNEKRERKGLDPLEIEVVDHVYAEDGDVISSTRIVAGEIDDHGNLTPERDGRPASRD
- a CDS encoding MOSC domain-containing protein; translation: MRLEAIFVAEAGGEPMETRESVEAVHGGLAGDRYCTGRGYYSPFDVCETTFVQAEAIEEIRETTGIDLADGRHRRNLVVRGGDVHDLLNCRFELGAATFEGTRPRPPCRHVEEVAGEDGVARALGDGRGGICARVADPGELRVGDEVGDVEEMGNFEGLVASIRDRVGR
- a CDS encoding PAS domain-containing sensor histidine kinase; translation: MSEESDYATNEAYLAVDDEWRLTRSNAAARLLDRPAAELSGSRLWEAFPEIEGTPFAEALRRAMADSEAVSREAPLPDRDAWFELRAYPDDGGLSMYLRDVTDRRERTRALEATRARFSALTSNTDQVVLTIDDDSVVRYANEATEAVFGYAPDELVGRSLLTLVPERFHDAHEAAIDRYLETGERSLEWDWIELPGLHRDGHEVPLGISFGEAEVGGAHRFTATVRDISDRKRRERRREATLESLRELYDVTTDPELAFEEKIDRTLELGCERLELPYGFLSRVDTDETGDGRQTIVHACGDHPLLQSEESCPLSEAYCRRAIETDGLLAIQDAVAAGFEDDPAYRTFELGAYIGGKVVVDGDLYGTLCFAATEPREEPFSDAARMLVRVTSKWMSYELERTQRTAELKRTNERLEEFASVVSHDLRNPLTVADGHLELAREEADSEDLAAVAEALERMEALVDDLLALARDGESAAEIEAVDLARVSTDCFETVETADAELVVGETSALRADAGRLKQLLENLFRNAVEHAGEDVTITVGDLDRGFYVEDDGPGIPADDGEAVFESGFTTAESGTGFGLAIVEEIATAHGWSVTATESADGGARFEITGVERP